The following coding sequences lie in one Danio rerio strain Tuebingen ecotype United States chromosome 3, GRCz12tu, whole genome shotgun sequence genomic window:
- the LOC110439307 gene encoding uncharacterized protein isoform X1, with the protein MSAFEEREQKASVETQRAASPLSSCVSLKSNQSIGVRPDLSDGPVNSESVRNGHRSPLSSCVSLKSNQSIGVRPDLSDGAVNSDSVKSSKKRKKAESLLSSCVSLKSDQSIGVRPDLSDGAVNSDSVKSSKKRKKAESLLSSCVSLKSDQSIGVRPDLSDGPVNSESVKSSKKRKKAESLLSSCVSLKSNKSIGIRPDLSDGPVNSDSVSSSYQKHTSHYKTEAYIQIESQQPVNDDLQRVKEQHKFIMKNKYESLFEGVKLQQNQTLLNSIYTQLYIIEGESEGVNEEHEVLQMEKRYKTLQDTPINCNDIFNPSAEAGDEEKSREEKEQIKTVLTKGIAGIGKTVSVQKFILDWAEGKANQDVDFIFVLPFRELNLIKDHQYSLHTLLLDFHPELQHLDSQIYEECKVVFIFDGLDESRITLMFSDCQKVSDVTEASSVSVLMSNLMKGDLLPSALIWITTRPAAANQIPSKHISLVTEIQGFNDPQKEEYFRKRIRDEDQASRIISHIRRARSLHIMCHIPVFCWISATVLQTILKEDLRAEIPQTLTEMYIHFLLIQTHMRKQKYEERDPEKLLQSNRDVIVKLAELAFNQLMKGNVMFYEEDLIESGIDVADASVYSGICTEIFREESVIYQRKVYSFVHLSFQECFAALYVFYCYLHKKTEVMKMFLTGKHRTQSESVSLDVFLKGAMNKALKSKTGHLDLFLRFLHGILLESNQRLLQDLLKHTENDPEIIKTIIQNLKRGQKNISPERWMNLSHCLIEMKDNSFVEKVQLLLNSEKQSKCLSLAQCSTLANLILMSEEVLDVLDIKKYNMKSSEGRLRLLPAVRNCRRALLSECNLANQHFEVVSSALQSSNCPLRELDLSHNELQDSGVKLICAGLKSPNCQLNILRLSGCNLTDQCCETVASSLQLSNCPLRELDLSHNDLQGSRVKLICAGLKSPNCQLNTLRLAKCNLTDECCETVASSLQSLNCVLRELDLNSNSLQDSGVKLIFTAIKSENCQLNTLRMSDCNLTDQCCETVASALQSSNCPLSELDLSNNELQDSGVKLICAGLKSPNCQLNILRLSYCLVSEEGCAALASALSSNPSHLRELDLSYNHPGEAGLKLLSDQLKHLHKLNVDHGGEFRTVSTLHKYACELTLDPNTAHTRLALSEENRKATRVKESQSYPRHPDRFDKFHQVMSKESLTGRCYWETQWSGYAEISVCYKGIKRKGRSDCRFGCNDQSWRLDCSDHSFSVCHNNELTHISARPDSSRTVGVFVDESSGSLSFYSVSDKLTHLHTFNTTFTDTLHAGFRLGYKSSVSLCRIK; encoded by the exons TAGAAATGGACACAGATCTCCATTATCTAGCTGTGTGTCTTTGAAGAGTAACCAGTCCATTGGTGTCCGTCCTGATCTCAGTGATGGAGCTGTGAACTCTGACTCCGT TAAATCCAGCAAGAAGAGAAAGAAAGCGGAATCTTTATTATCTAGCTGTGTGTCTTTGAAGAGTGACCAGTCCATTGGTGTCCGTCCTGATCTCAGTGATGGAGCTGTGAACTCTGACTCTGT TAAATCCAGCAAGAAGAGAAAGAAAGCGGAATCTTTATTATCTAGCTGTGTGTCTTTGAAGAGTGACCAGTCCATTGGTGTCCGTCCTGATCTCAGTGATGGACCTGTGAACTCTGAGTCTGT taaatCCAGCAAGAAGAGAAAGAAAGCGGAATCTTTGTTATCTAGCTGTGTGTCTTTGAAGAGTAACAAGTCCATTGGTATCCGTCCTGATCTCAGTGATGGACCTGTGAACTCTGACTCTGT ATCCTCCTCCTATCAAAAACACACCAGTCATTATAAAACAGAGGCATACATACAGATTGAGTCTCAACAACCAGTGAATGATGATCTTCAGAGAGTGAAAGAGCAGCACAAGTTCATCATGAAGAACAAGTACGAGAGCTTATTTGAGGGAGTGAAACTCCAGCAGAATCAAACCCTCCTGAACAGCATTTACACACAGCTGTACATCATAGagggagagagtgaaggagtgaatgaagaacatgaggtgCTGCAGATGGAGAAGAGATACAAGACTCTCCAAGACACTCCAATCaactgcaatgacatctttaacccttcagctgaagcaggagatgaGGAGAAGAGCAGAGAGGAGAAAGAGCAGATCAAGACCGTtctcactaaaggcatcgctggaattggaaaaaccgtctctgtgcagaagttcattctggactgggccgagggaaaagccaatcaggatgtagatttcatctttgtgcttccatttcgagagctgaacttgattaaagatcatcagtacagtcttcacacacttctgctggactttcatcctgaacttcAGCATCTGGACTCACAGATTTATGAGGAGTGTAAAGtcgtgttcatctttgatggtctggatgaaagcagaatcacactgaTGTTTTCAGACTGTCAGAAAGTTTCTGATGTGACTGAAGCTTCATCAGTGAGTGTGTTGATGTCAAACCTCAtgaaaggagatctgcttccctccgctctcatctggatcaccaccAGACCAGCAGCGGCCAATCAGATCCCCTCAAAACACATCAGCCTCGTGACGGAGATTCAGGGCTTCAATGaccctcagaaggaggaatatttcaggaagagaatcagaGATGAAGatcaagccagcagaatcatctcccacatcagaagagcaagaagcctccacatcatgtgccacatacccgtcttctgctggatctcagcCACTGTGCTTCAAACCATCCTGAAAGAAGATCTGAGagcagaaatccctcaaactctgactgagatgtacatccacttcctgctgattcagacacacatgaggaagcagaagtatgaagagagagatccagagaaactcctgcagtccaacagagACGTGATTGTGAAACTTGCTGAACTGGCTTTCAAtcagctgatgaagggcaatgtgatgttctacgaggaggacctgattgagagcgggATAGACGTCGCTGACGCCtcagtgtattctgggatctgcactgagatcttcaGAGAGGAATCTGTGATTTATCAGAGGAAGGTTTACAGCTTTGTTCATCTGAGCTTTCAGGAGTGTTTTGCAGCACTGTATGTGTTTTACTGCTATTTACACAAGAAAACTGAGGTGATGAAGATGTTCCTGACAGGGAAACACAGAACTCAGAGTGAGAGTGTTTCTCTGGATGTGTTTCTGAAGGGAGCAATGAATAAAGCCTTAAAGAGTAAAACTGGACACCTGGATCTTTTTCTGCGATTTCTTCATGGTATCTtactggagtccaatcagagactcttaCAGGATctgctgaaacacacagagaacgacccagagatcatcaagacaataatccaaaatCTCAAACGAGGTCAAAAAAACATCAGTCCTGAAAGATGGATGAATCTCTCACACTGCTTGATTGAAATGAAGGATAATTCTTTTGTTGAAAAAGTGCAATTGTTGTTAAATTCTGAAAAACAAAGTAAATGTCTTTCTCTTGCACAATGCTCAACTTTGGCAAACCTGATCCTGATGTCAGAAGAGGTATTGGATGTGCTAGACATTAAAAAGTACAACATGAAATCAAGCGAAGGCCGATTGAGACTACTGCCTGCTGTGAGGAACTGCAGAAGAGCTCT ATTGTCAGAATGTAATCTTGCAAATCAGCACTTTGAAGTTGTGTCTTCTGCTCTACAATCATCAAACTGCcccctgagagagctggacctgagtcaCAATGagctgcaggattcaggagtgaagctgatCTGTGCtggactgaagagtccaaactgtCAACTCAACATACTgag ATTGTCAGGCTGTAATCTCACTGATCAGTGCTGTGAAACTGTGGCTTCATCTCTACAATTATCCAACTGCCctctgagagagctggacctgagtcaCAATGATCTTCAGGGTTCAAGAGTGAAGCTGATCTGTGCTGGACTGAAGAGCCCAAACTGTCAACTCAACACACTGAG ACTGGCAAAATGCAACCTCACTGATGAGTGCTGTGAAACTGTGGCTTCATCTCTACAATCATTaaactgtgtcctgagagagctggacctaaACAGCAATTctctgcaggattcaggagtgaagctgatTTTTACCGCAATAAAGAGTGAGAACTGCCAGCTCAACACACTGAG AATGTCAGACTGTAATCTCACTGATCAGTGCTGTGAAACTGTGGCTTCAGCTCTACAATCATCAAACTGCCCCCTGAgtgagctggacctgagtaataatgagctgcaggattcaggagtgaagctgatCTGTGCTGGATTAAAGAGCCCAAACTGTCAACTCAATATACTGAG ATTATCTTACTGTTTGGTGTCAGAGGAAGGTTGTGCAGCTCTGGCTTCAGCTCTGAGCTCAAACCcgtcacacctgagagagctggatctgagctacaatcacccAGGAGAAGCAGGACTCAAACTGCTCTCTGATCAGCTCAAACACCTCCACAAACTCAA tgtgGATCATGGAGGAGAATTCAGGACTGTATCAACACTACACAAAt acgCCTGTGAACTcacactggatccaaacacagcacacacacgcctcgctctgtctgaggagaacagaaagGCGACGCGTGTGAAGGAGAGTCAGTCTTATCCTcgtcatccagacagatttgataaGTTTCATCAGGTTATGAGTAAAGAGAGTCTgactggacgctgttactgggagactCAATGGAGCGGATATGCTGAAATATCAGTTTGTTATAAAGGAATCAAGAGGAAAGGACGGAGTGACTGTCGGTTTGGATGTAATGATCAGTCCTGGAGACTTGATTGCTCTGATCACTCATTCTCTGTCTGTCACAATAATGAACTCACACACATCTCAGCTCGTCCAGACTCCAGCAGGACAGTAGGAGTGTTTGTGGACGAGTCGAGCGGCTCTCTGTCCTTCTACAGTGTCTCTGATAaactcacacacttacacacattcaACACCACATTCACCGACACACTCCACGCTGGATTTAGACTTGGTTATAAATCTTCAGTGTCTCTGTGTCGCattaaataa
- the LOC110439307 gene encoding uncharacterized protein isoform X4 yields the protein MSAFEEREQKASVETQRAASPLSSCVSLKSNQSIGVRPDLSDGPVNSESVNGHRSPLSSCVSLKSNQSIGVRPDLSDGAVNSDSVKSSKKRKKAESLLSSCVSLKSDQSIGVRPDLSDGAVNSDSVKSSKKRKKAESLLSSCVSLKSDQSIGVRPDLSDGPVNSESVSSSYQKHTSHYKTEAYIQIESQQPVNDDLQRVKEQHKFIMKNKYESLFEGVKLQQNQTLLNSIYTQLYIIEGESEGVNEEHEVLQMEKRYKTLQDTPINCNDIFNPSAEAGDEEKSREEKEQIKTVLTKGIAGIGKTVSVQKFILDWAEGKANQDVDFIFVLPFRELNLIKDHQYSLHTLLLDFHPELQHLDSQIYEECKVVFIFDGLDESRITLMFSDCQKVSDVTEASSVSVLMSNLMKGDLLPSALIWITTRPAAANQIPSKHISLVTEIQGFNDPQKEEYFRKRIRDEDQASRIISHIRRARSLHIMCHIPVFCWISATVLQTILKEDLRAEIPQTLTEMYIHFLLIQTHMRKQKYEERDPEKLLQSNRDVIVKLAELAFNQLMKGNVMFYEEDLIESGIDVADASVYSGICTEIFREESVIYQRKVYSFVHLSFQECFAALYVFYCYLHKKTEVMKMFLTGKHRTQSESVSLDVFLKGAMNKALKSKTGHLDLFLRFLHGILLESNQRLLQDLLKHTENDPEIIKTIIQNLKRGQKNISPERWMNLSHCLIEMKDNSFVEKVQLLLNSEKQSKCLSLAQCSTLANLILMSEEVLDVLDIKKYNMKSSEGRLRLLPAVRNCRRALLSECNLANQHFEVVSSALQSSNCPLRELDLSHNELQDSGVKLICAGLKSPNCQLNILRLSGCNLTDQCCETVASSLQLSNCPLRELDLSHNDLQGSRVKLICAGLKSPNCQLNTLRLAKCNLTDECCETVASSLQSLNCVLRELDLNSNSLQDSGVKLIFTAIKSENCQLNTLRMSDCNLTDQCCETVASALQSSNCPLSELDLSNNELQDSGVKLICAGLKSPNCQLNILRLSYCLVSEEGCAALASALSSNPSHLRELDLSYNHPGEAGLKLLSDQLKHLHKLNVDHGGEFRTVSTLHKYACELTLDPNTAHTRLALSEENRKATRVKESQSYPRHPDRFDKFHQVMSKESLTGRCYWETQWSGYAEISVCYKGIKRKGRSDCRFGCNDQSWRLDCSDHSFSVCHNNELTHISARPDSSRTVGVFVDESSGSLSFYSVSDKLTHLHTFNTTFTDTLHAGFRLGYKSSVSLCRIK from the exons AAATGGACACAGATCTCCATTATCTAGCTGTGTGTCTTTGAAGAGTAACCAGTCCATTGGTGTCCGTCCTGATCTCAGTGATGGAGCTGTGAACTCTGACTCCGT TAAATCCAGCAAGAAGAGAAAGAAAGCGGAATCTTTATTATCTAGCTGTGTGTCTTTGAAGAGTGACCAGTCCATTGGTGTCCGTCCTGATCTCAGTGATGGAGCTGTGAACTCTGACTCTGT TAAATCCAGCAAGAAGAGAAAGAAAGCGGAATCTTTATTATCTAGCTGTGTGTCTTTGAAGAGTGACCAGTCCATTGGTGTCCGTCCTGATCTCAGTGATGGACCTGTGAACTCTGAGTCTGT ATCCTCCTCCTATCAAAAACACACCAGTCATTATAAAACAGAGGCATACATACAGATTGAGTCTCAACAACCAGTGAATGATGATCTTCAGAGAGTGAAAGAGCAGCACAAGTTCATCATGAAGAACAAGTACGAGAGCTTATTTGAGGGAGTGAAACTCCAGCAGAATCAAACCCTCCTGAACAGCATTTACACACAGCTGTACATCATAGagggagagagtgaaggagtgaatgaagaacatgaggtgCTGCAGATGGAGAAGAGATACAAGACTCTCCAAGACACTCCAATCaactgcaatgacatctttaacccttcagctgaagcaggagatgaGGAGAAGAGCAGAGAGGAGAAAGAGCAGATCAAGACCGTtctcactaaaggcatcgctggaattggaaaaaccgtctctgtgcagaagttcattctggactgggccgagggaaaagccaatcaggatgtagatttcatctttgtgcttccatttcgagagctgaacttgattaaagatcatcagtacagtcttcacacacttctgctggactttcatcctgaacttcAGCATCTGGACTCACAGATTTATGAGGAGTGTAAAGtcgtgttcatctttgatggtctggatgaaagcagaatcacactgaTGTTTTCAGACTGTCAGAAAGTTTCTGATGTGACTGAAGCTTCATCAGTGAGTGTGTTGATGTCAAACCTCAtgaaaggagatctgcttccctccgctctcatctggatcaccaccAGACCAGCAGCGGCCAATCAGATCCCCTCAAAACACATCAGCCTCGTGACGGAGATTCAGGGCTTCAATGaccctcagaaggaggaatatttcaggaagagaatcagaGATGAAGatcaagccagcagaatcatctcccacatcagaagagcaagaagcctccacatcatgtgccacatacccgtcttctgctggatctcagcCACTGTGCTTCAAACCATCCTGAAAGAAGATCTGAGagcagaaatccctcaaactctgactgagatgtacatccacttcctgctgattcagacacacatgaggaagcagaagtatgaagagagagatccagagaaactcctgcagtccaacagagACGTGATTGTGAAACTTGCTGAACTGGCTTTCAAtcagctgatgaagggcaatgtgatgttctacgaggaggacctgattgagagcgggATAGACGTCGCTGACGCCtcagtgtattctgggatctgcactgagatcttcaGAGAGGAATCTGTGATTTATCAGAGGAAGGTTTACAGCTTTGTTCATCTGAGCTTTCAGGAGTGTTTTGCAGCACTGTATGTGTTTTACTGCTATTTACACAAGAAAACTGAGGTGATGAAGATGTTCCTGACAGGGAAACACAGAACTCAGAGTGAGAGTGTTTCTCTGGATGTGTTTCTGAAGGGAGCAATGAATAAAGCCTTAAAGAGTAAAACTGGACACCTGGATCTTTTTCTGCGATTTCTTCATGGTATCTtactggagtccaatcagagactcttaCAGGATctgctgaaacacacagagaacgacccagagatcatcaagacaataatccaaaatCTCAAACGAGGTCAAAAAAACATCAGTCCTGAAAGATGGATGAATCTCTCACACTGCTTGATTGAAATGAAGGATAATTCTTTTGTTGAAAAAGTGCAATTGTTGTTAAATTCTGAAAAACAAAGTAAATGTCTTTCTCTTGCACAATGCTCAACTTTGGCAAACCTGATCCTGATGTCAGAAGAGGTATTGGATGTGCTAGACATTAAAAAGTACAACATGAAATCAAGCGAAGGCCGATTGAGACTACTGCCTGCTGTGAGGAACTGCAGAAGAGCTCT ATTGTCAGAATGTAATCTTGCAAATCAGCACTTTGAAGTTGTGTCTTCTGCTCTACAATCATCAAACTGCcccctgagagagctggacctgagtcaCAATGagctgcaggattcaggagtgaagctgatCTGTGCtggactgaagagtccaaactgtCAACTCAACATACTgag ATTGTCAGGCTGTAATCTCACTGATCAGTGCTGTGAAACTGTGGCTTCATCTCTACAATTATCCAACTGCCctctgagagagctggacctgagtcaCAATGATCTTCAGGGTTCAAGAGTGAAGCTGATCTGTGCTGGACTGAAGAGCCCAAACTGTCAACTCAACACACTGAG ACTGGCAAAATGCAACCTCACTGATGAGTGCTGTGAAACTGTGGCTTCATCTCTACAATCATTaaactgtgtcctgagagagctggacctaaACAGCAATTctctgcaggattcaggagtgaagctgatTTTTACCGCAATAAAGAGTGAGAACTGCCAGCTCAACACACTGAG AATGTCAGACTGTAATCTCACTGATCAGTGCTGTGAAACTGTGGCTTCAGCTCTACAATCATCAAACTGCCCCCTGAgtgagctggacctgagtaataatgagctgcaggattcaggagtgaagctgatCTGTGCTGGATTAAAGAGCCCAAACTGTCAACTCAATATACTGAG ATTATCTTACTGTTTGGTGTCAGAGGAAGGTTGTGCAGCTCTGGCTTCAGCTCTGAGCTCAAACCcgtcacacctgagagagctggatctgagctacaatcacccAGGAGAAGCAGGACTCAAACTGCTCTCTGATCAGCTCAAACACCTCCACAAACTCAA tgtgGATCATGGAGGAGAATTCAGGACTGTATCAACACTACACAAAt acgCCTGTGAACTcacactggatccaaacacagcacacacacgcctcgctctgtctgaggagaacagaaagGCGACGCGTGTGAAGGAGAGTCAGTCTTATCCTcgtcatccagacagatttgataaGTTTCATCAGGTTATGAGTAAAGAGAGTCTgactggacgctgttactgggagactCAATGGAGCGGATATGCTGAAATATCAGTTTGTTATAAAGGAATCAAGAGGAAAGGACGGAGTGACTGTCGGTTTGGATGTAATGATCAGTCCTGGAGACTTGATTGCTCTGATCACTCATTCTCTGTCTGTCACAATAATGAACTCACACACATCTCAGCTCGTCCAGACTCCAGCAGGACAGTAGGAGTGTTTGTGGACGAGTCGAGCGGCTCTCTGTCCTTCTACAGTGTCTCTGATAaactcacacacttacacacattcaACACCACATTCACCGACACACTCCACGCTGGATTTAGACTTGGTTATAAATCTTCAGTGTCTCTGTGTCGCattaaataa